GAAGACTTCAATTCGCAGTCATAGCCAAGGCGATTGAGTACAATGTGCCGATAATTGTTGTGGGCTCAAGGAGCACTTCATCTACCTGTCCAATGTGTGGTTCTAAGCTAGTCTATATACGTAGGTTAGTTGTTTGCAGAAAATGCGGATTCAAAAGAGACAGAGACTCTGTTAGAGCTATGAATATTTGGCTGAGAGCTCTGTAGGCATATGCAGGGAGGCCTTGGTCTCCCCGAAGCACCCCGCGGTGAACAATGAAACCCGAGGGAGCGGGGGGAACCAGAAATGAAGGGATGAAGCAAAGTAATCAAAAGTATTCAAAAGTGATTAAAAGCAATGTTCAGACCCGAACCCTTTCTTTACAGAATGTCCGTAAGAACAGTATCTCCCCAAGGCTGGAGTGAACCCGCTTTTTTGGACACTAGCTTCAGTATAGTTGATATGGGGGATAGTCGGTACAGTAATAGCATTTACAAAGATATAACAGGTCGAGAGAAAAATGGTATTTAGGGGATCACCTTTAGCCAAGGTATTCTCTTGAAGTCCTCATCAAAGGTTAGTATGGTGTTTATACCGTATCGCTTGCAAGTTAAGGCTATGATAGCGTCTCCTGGAAGGAGTTTATATTTTAGCACAGTTTCATGGATTTCTTCTATAGACGCCACGTCTTGTAGTACAGCTATGTTGTTCTCCTCTATTAGCTTTCTAAGAGCTTCCAACTCATCCTTCACAAAGTCGAGACCGTGCTCAACAATAATCCTACGGACATCATAAACCCCTCTTGCACCATACAGCTTGCTTGCCTTTACTCGTATTATTATGTATGATGCCTCCTCTATTGTTCTCAAACTAGTGAATACCTCTTCATGCCTAGCTAAGTGTTTGATAACTAGATCGGACTTGGGCTTGACATCGTGGAGTAGGTAAATGAGGGCATTCGAGTCCACGTATATCAAAGTTGTTCTGCCTCTTCTATAGCCTCCTCTAAAAGCTCTTCATCAACGGGGCCGAGTATTCCTTTATACTTTTGAAGCCTCCTAATACGCTCTTCAACATTAATTATTTTAACCAGCAGCTCCTCACCTTCAGGAAACTCCAAAGGCTCCAAAGGCTTGAGAACTCCCTTCTCGTACTTTACCCTTATAACCTTGGACACGCATTCACCCAACTACTATAATATGGCTTTAAAAGATTAAAGCGTGTTGCAGTAGAATAATTCTACCGCTCCAGAACCCCAACATAGACGAGGATGGTTTAAAGAAGCTCGCTAAGGAGGTTCATGAAGCGGGTCTGCAGCTAGCTATCCACGGCATTGGAGATAAAGCCATAGACTTAATCCTCAATACTTACAAAACACTTGACGGGGTTAAAGGCAGGAGACGCAAGGTAGAACACGCCTCAGTCCTAAGAGAGGATCAAGCCGAGAAGATGGCTGAATTAGGAATCGTTGCATCGGTATAGCCTCACTTCATAACAACTGATTGGTGAGTTGAGAGACGAGTCGGGAAGAGGAGAATACGGTGGGTCTACGCGTTCAAAACCATGATCAAGAAGGGGGATCAAGCTGGGGTCCTCCACAGATAGTCCTACCGAGATTCTCAACCCGTGGGAAACCGTGTATGCAGCCGTGACTAGAGGCAAGTATGAGGGAATTCCACTCTACGAAGACACCAAAGATGGGTGTCTGAGTGTCGAGGAGGCCCTCCACGCATACGTGTGGGGCTCCGCCTACTTAATGTTCGAGGAAACCAATCTAGGGAGTCTCGAGGAGGGTAAGTTAGCTGACCTCATAGTAGTCGATAAAGATCCTCTAACGGTAAATGAAAAGAACTCAAGAATATAAGAGTGCTCGAGACTTACGTCGAAGGTATTAAAGTTTTTCCACTTTAAACTCCTAAGATAGAGGCTCGCTCCAGTTACTCTCTTGCCTACTAAAGTGGGTGGTGCTTTATCCTCGTAGAAGGCTACGATCGCTACCTTTGCCATGCCGTGTCTCGCTTCATAGGTCGTGCTGGCCGCACGCAGTATTAACACTATGTTCTTGAATGCTACCAGTAAGCGGTTTGATGGTAGTGACCCTTCTTCATATACATTTAATCCTGCCCCCGTTATTCATCCCCTACATAGTGCTTAAATTAATGCATAAGTGTCTATGGTACTCCCACTGCCAACCACTACCGTAGCGACAAGCCCCTACATGAGCACCTCTACAAACATTTTCACGACCACGGAGAAACCTGCCTCTTACACATAACCCCGCAGCAGACAGTATTCTAACACTAATAGCAGTAGGCCTCTTAATCGCCTTACATAAGAGGAAGTAGCGAGCAAAACCGAAACCTTTTTGACTCCACATGTTCCATTTGTCGCAGATGATTTCGGAAGATATATTGTCCTCTGACGAAATGTTTCAGTTCTATGTTGATCACTGAAACATGATCCTATAAAAAAACTCAGCCTGGGGAACCGGAGGTCCCGAGTTCAAATCCCGGCGGGCCCGCCATATATATATTCTTATTAATCACTATTTTATGGATTCTCCTCAGGAATATGAATAGCAGCAGTCCTAGGTCTGTTAATTACCGCTTGCACGGAATGATAGCCTTGTACGTCTCCACGCCTTGTTGGCACCTATAATTGGTCCCTGAGGAATCCTATGCGCTTG
The sequence above is a segment of the Sulfolobales archaeon genome. Coding sequences within it:
- a CDS encoding PIN domain-containing protein; its protein translation is MDSNALIYLLHDVKPKSDLVIKHLARHEEVFTSLRTIEEASYIIIRVKASKLYGARGVYDVRRIIVEHGLDFVKDELEALRKLIEENNIAVLQDVASIEEIHETVLKYKLLPGDAIIALTCKRYGINTILTFDEDFKRIPWLKVIP
- a CDS encoding antitoxin family protein; protein product: MSKVIRVKYEKGVLKPLEPLEFPEGEELLVKIINVEERIRRLQKYKGILGPVDEELLEEAIEEAEQL
- a CDS encoding amidohydrolase family protein, whose translation is MKLGSSTDSPTEILNPWETVYAAVTRGKYEGIPLYEDTKDGCLSVEEALHAYVWGSAYLMFEETNLGSLEEGKLADLIVVDKDPLTVNEKNSRI